A segment of the uncultured Desulfobulbus sp. genome:
ATCCTGATCATCGAATTTGGGACAGCCCATCATCACGGCTCGACCGGCAAGATAGTCCTGCTGAATCCCCGCATAGGCAAGCGTGGTACAATCTGCCGCCACCAGCAGATCCGCATTCTCCAAGAAGGGAGCGGTGGCCGGGATCAAGCGAATCTGAATTGGCCAGTGGGACAGCGCAGATCCATGCTGCTCACTGGGGACATTGGCGGACTGACAGGGAGTCATCGGTTTCAGAGACTGAATCTGGCTCGACGGACAGCCACAGGCAACGGGGTCTTTTGCTTTTTCCTGGGCGAGAAACTCCTCAACCGCCTCCTCGTCAAACTCTTCCGCCTCCCGCTCGATGATTTTCAGGGCGCCGGTGGGGCAGGATCCTAAGCAGGCACCGAGACCATCGCAGAGTTTATCGGCGACCAGACGGGCCTTTCCATTGACAATACGCAGGGAACCTTCTGCGCAGTCGGGCACACACTGACCGCAGCCATCGCAGAGTTCATCATCAATTTCAATAATTTTCCGAGTAACTGTCGTCATTCACTCACTCCCATCAACCTAAAACGACTTTTTTCAATGCTTCAACACCAAATCGCTCAGCAAATCGGGCCGTGCGACTTTTAAACGTGGCTTCATTTCGGTAGTAATTCAGGGCTTTGCGGGCAAGCTCAACCGCCTCATCTCCACTGAGCTGTTCTGCTATCACATCCCCGATTCGGGGTCTCCCCGCCGCATTTCCACCAAAGGTCAGCCGCCAGCCTTTGCTCTCACCGGCAAAACCGATATCCCGCATCCAGGACTCACAGCAGCAAAAGCGACATCCGGAAATTCCCACCTTGACCTTGGCGGGTAGCGGCCCATCAAGCTCCATATTTTTTATGCGCTCAGCCAGAGAAAGGGCATCCTGATGCCCATACTTACACCAGGTTTTCCCAGGACAGGCCTGGACGTAATGGACACGGTGCCGTGTTTCCGGTTTGCCTTCAGGCAGTTTCAGTTCCTCTTTCAAGGCGAGGACCGCCTCTTCCTCCATCCCCAGAAAGGCAATCCGCTGGGCACCGGTGATTTTGGTTGCGGGAATATTGTATTTTCTGGCCAAAGCAGCCAACTGCTCCAGATCCTCGGGGCTCAACAAACCGGCATCATACTGGGGCAACACGAGATAAGTCTTTAAATTTTCAGTCATATCAGCACAAAGTGACTGCATCGATCGATAGAGTCAAGCGACCGATGCAGTCGGAATAAAGGAACAATCGTTTTTAACCTAGAATAGCCTTGAGATCAGCCTCTGGGGTATCCACCGGCTTGATATCAAAGGTATTCACCAGAAACTCAAGCACGGCCGGACTGATAAAGGCAGGCAAGGACGGCCCAAGACGAATATCTTTGATCCCCAGATACAAGAGGGTCAGAAGGATCGCCACAGCCTTCTGCTCGTACCAGGAAATAATCAACGACAGCGGCAGATCATTGACTCCGCATTCAAAGGCCTGGGCCAGGGCAACTGCGATCTGAATGGCAGAGTAGGCATCGTTACACTGACCGACATCCAGAAGCCGAGGAATGCCACCAATGTCCCCCAGGTTTTTATCAAAGAAACGGAACTTGCCACAGGCCAGGGTCAGGACCATACAGTCATCGGGTACCTGCTCGACAAACTGGGTGAAATAGTCGCGGCCCGGTTTGGCGCCATCGCACCCGCCCACAAGAAAGAAATGACGAATCGCCTTGGATTTCACCGCCTCAATCACCTTGTCGGCAACGCCGAGGACAGTATTGCGGGCAAACCCGACCAGAACCTGCCCC
Coding sequences within it:
- a CDS encoding 4Fe-4S dicluster domain-containing protein; protein product: MTTVTRKIIEIDDELCDGCGQCVPDCAEGSLRIVNGKARLVADKLCDGLGACLGSCPTGALKIIEREAEEFDEEAVEEFLAQEKAKDPVACGCPSSQIQSLKPMTPCQSANVPSEQHGSALSHWPIQIRLIPATAPFLENADLLVAADCTTLAYAGIQQDYLAGRAVMMGCPKFDDQDLYVQRFTEIFQTRKLSSLTILVMEVPCCHSMLQIIEKVWKTARPAFPVRHVVITTKGDVKEEVSW
- a CDS encoding nitrite reductase gives rise to the protein MTENLKTYLVLPQYDAGLLSPEDLEQLAALARKYNIPATKITGAQRIAFLGMEEEAVLALKEELKLPEGKPETRHRVHYVQACPGKTWCKYGHQDALSLAERIKNMELDGPLPAKVKVGISGCRFCCCESWMRDIGFAGESKGWRLTFGGNAAGRPRIGDVIAEQLSGDEAVELARKALNYYRNEATFKSRTARFAERFGVEALKKVVLG